The Burkholderia pyrrocinia genome has a segment encoding these proteins:
- a CDS encoding acyl-CoA dehydrogenase family protein produces the protein MNDTIRTPDTGTSNIPDSRGIDFFTADPDLGALLKLHLGDALYAELEPQLRALGARVSGELDEWASRADKHPPVLEHRNRRGEAVQRIDKDPAYVALERVAYSELGLAALSHRSESVPPLVKYALTFLFVQAEFGLCCPVSMTDSLTRTLRRFGDPALVARYLPMLASRDFDTLYQGAMFMTEQAAGSDVGRIATRASRETDAHGETVWRLTGDKWFCSNADADLAMVLARPDGAPDGIKGLALFLLPKTLPDGTRNRYRIVRLKDKLGSRSMASGEIALEGAQAYLIGEIGRGFHQMADMINMSRLSNGVRAAGLMRRALNEALHVAAHREAFGRKLIEMPLMQRQLMKMLLPAEAARAMFMQIALLLPQADAGDEQAARCVRILTPLIKFRACRDARRVTGDAMEVRGGTGYIEEWSDARIVRDAHLGSIWEGTSNIVALDVARAAQREHALDALRALLGDRLGAAPLPDASREALRRVLARACDALARVAAEGDDARVRQAASALYYTSAAVLMACEGVRLAPDFRRLALAHLVVRHKLLPVDPLAPAPRDDESAAFDALLRGTPVSLDTALDLLPEVER, from the coding sequence ATGAACGACACCATCCGCACGCCGGATACCGGCACATCCAACATCCCCGACAGTCGGGGCATCGATTTCTTCACCGCCGATCCCGATCTCGGTGCGTTGCTGAAGCTGCATCTCGGCGACGCGCTTTATGCCGAACTCGAGCCGCAGCTCCGTGCGCTCGGCGCGCGCGTGTCGGGCGAGCTCGACGAATGGGCGTCGCGCGCGGACAAGCACCCGCCCGTGCTCGAGCACCGCAACCGGCGCGGCGAGGCCGTGCAGCGGATCGACAAGGATCCCGCGTATGTCGCGCTCGAACGCGTCGCGTATTCGGAACTCGGGCTCGCGGCGCTGAGCCACCGGTCCGAATCCGTGCCGCCGCTCGTCAAGTACGCGCTGACGTTCCTGTTCGTGCAGGCAGAATTCGGGCTGTGCTGCCCGGTCAGCATGACCGATTCGCTGACGCGCACGCTGCGCCGCTTCGGCGATCCGGCGCTCGTCGCGCGCTACCTGCCGATGCTCGCGTCGCGCGACTTCGACACGCTGTACCAGGGCGCGATGTTCATGACCGAGCAGGCGGCCGGCTCCGACGTCGGCCGGATCGCGACGCGTGCGTCGCGCGAGACCGACGCGCACGGCGAGACCGTCTGGCGCCTGACCGGCGACAAGTGGTTCTGCTCGAACGCGGATGCCGATCTCGCGATGGTGCTCGCGCGGCCGGACGGCGCACCGGACGGCATCAAGGGCCTCGCGCTGTTCCTGCTGCCGAAGACGCTGCCGGACGGCACGCGCAACCGTTACCGGATCGTGCGATTGAAGGACAAGCTCGGCAGCCGTTCGATGGCGAGCGGCGAGATCGCGCTCGAAGGCGCGCAGGCCTACCTGATCGGCGAGATCGGCCGCGGTTTCCACCAGATGGCCGACATGATCAACATGTCGCGGCTGTCGAACGGCGTGCGCGCGGCCGGGCTGATGCGGCGCGCGCTGAACGAGGCGCTGCACGTCGCCGCGCACCGCGAGGCTTTCGGCCGCAAGCTGATCGAGATGCCGCTGATGCAGCGCCAGTTGATGAAGATGCTGCTGCCGGCCGAGGCCGCGCGCGCAATGTTCATGCAGATCGCGCTGCTGCTGCCGCAGGCCGATGCGGGCGACGAGCAGGCCGCGCGCTGCGTGCGGATCCTGACGCCGCTGATCAAGTTCCGCGCGTGCCGCGATGCGCGCCGCGTGACGGGCGACGCGATGGAGGTGCGCGGCGGCACCGGCTACATCGAGGAATGGAGCGACGCGCGGATCGTGCGCGATGCGCATCTCGGTTCGATCTGGGAAGGCACCAGCAACATCGTCGCGCTCGACGTCGCGCGGGCCGCGCAGCGCGAGCACGCGCTCGACGCGCTGCGCGCGTTACTCGGCGATCGGCTCGGCGCGGCGCCGCTGCCCGACGCGAGCCGCGAGGCGCTGCGGCGCGTTCTCGCGCGCGCATGCGACGCGCTTGCGCGGGTCGCGGCGGAAGGCGACGACGCGCGCGTGCGGCAGGCCGCGTCCGCGCTGTACTACACGAGCGCGGCCGTGCTGATGGCCTGCGAGGGCGTGCGGCTCGCGCCGGATTTTCGGCGCCTCGCGCTCGCGCACCTGGTCGTGCGTCACAAGCTGCTGCCGGTCGATCCGCTCGCGCCGGCCCCGCGCGACGACGAATCGGCCGCATTCGACGCGCTGCTGCGCGGCACGCCGGTGTCGCTCGACACGGCGCTCGACCTGCTGCCGGAGGTCGAACGATGA
- a CDS encoding LysR family transcriptional regulator produces the protein MELRQLRYFVAVAEELHFGRAAKRLFISQPALSFDIRKFEEALGVQLFSRTNKTVALTNAGEVLLGEARRLLLQAAEAERLTVRSASGLAGRLRIGFVHSMLYRGLPDAVRRFEADYPGVEVVLSEMNTQAQVQAIQRGQIDLGYAHWGRFPPEVESVPVYAEPFVCCLPAAHPLARRRQVALASLATEPFILFPREAAPHYHDLIIAQCVNAGFSPLIRHEARLWQTILSMIEFGMGIALVPRVLQQVKSDRLAFRPLKDASLESRTLALKRIGTAEPVALRFADYVRASIDALPALAG, from the coding sequence ATGGAACTGAGGCAGTTGCGCTACTTCGTGGCGGTCGCCGAGGAGCTGCATTTCGGGCGCGCGGCAAAACGCCTGTTCATCTCGCAGCCGGCGCTGAGTTTCGACATCCGCAAGTTCGAGGAAGCGCTCGGCGTGCAGCTTTTCTCGCGCACCAACAAGACCGTCGCGCTGACCAACGCGGGCGAGGTGCTGCTCGGCGAAGCGCGCCGGCTGCTGCTGCAGGCGGCCGAAGCCGAGCGCCTGACGGTGCGTTCCGCGTCGGGTCTCGCGGGCCGGCTGCGGATCGGCTTCGTCCATTCGATGCTGTATCGCGGGCTGCCCGATGCGGTGCGGCGCTTCGAAGCCGACTACCCGGGCGTGGAGGTCGTGCTGAGCGAGATGAACACACAGGCGCAGGTGCAGGCGATCCAGCGTGGCCAGATCGATCTTGGTTATGCGCACTGGGGCCGCTTCCCGCCCGAGGTCGAATCGGTGCCCGTCTATGCGGAACCGTTCGTGTGCTGCCTGCCGGCCGCGCATCCGCTCGCGCGGCGCAGGCAGGTCGCGCTCGCCTCGCTCGCGACGGAACCGTTCATCCTGTTTCCGCGCGAAGCGGCGCCGCACTATCACGACCTGATCATCGCGCAGTGCGTGAACGCGGGATTCAGCCCGCTGATCCGCCACGAGGCGCGGCTGTGGCAGACGATCCTGTCGATGATCGAGTTCGGGATGGGCATCGCGCTGGTGCCGCGCGTGCTGCAGCAGGTGAAAAGCGACCGGCTCGCGTTCCGGCCGCTGAAGGACGCATCGCTCGAATCGCGCACGCTCGCGCTGAAGCGCATCGGCACCGCCGAACCGGTGGCGCTGCGCTTCGCCGACTACGTGCGCGCGTCGATCGACGCGCTGCCCGCGCTCGCGGGCTGA
- the cysC gene encoding adenylyl-sulfate kinase, giving the protein MSPQKNDYTLWLTGLSGAGKSTLSREIAGKLRARNIPTCVLDGDELRAGVSTDLGFTREDRTENCRRTAEIAKLLNAQGFTVIVALISPYEADRQRARQIIGPDRFVEVYLKTDIATCAVRDPKQLYAKAVTGQTTQFTGISDPYEIPTAPDLIVETGTMDIASSVALVMDFERQRFTHA; this is encoded by the coding sequence ATGTCCCCACAGAAGAACGATTACACCCTGTGGCTTACCGGTCTGAGCGGCGCCGGCAAGTCAACCCTCTCGCGCGAAATTGCCGGGAAGCTGCGCGCGCGCAATATTCCGACATGCGTACTCGACGGCGACGAATTGCGGGCGGGCGTTTCTACCGATCTCGGCTTCACGCGAGAAGATCGTACCGAGAACTGTCGTCGCACCGCTGAAATCGCGAAATTGCTCAATGCCCAGGGTTTTACCGTAATCGTCGCCCTGATCTCGCCTTATGAGGCCGACCGGCAACGGGCACGACAAATCATCGGCCCGGACCGGTTCGTCGAGGTCTACTTGAAAACCGATATTGCAACCTGTGCCGTACGTGATCCGAAGCAGCTTTACGCAAAAGCGGTCACCGGTCAGACGACGCAATTCACCGGCATCTCGGATCCATACGAAATACCCACCGCTCCCGATCTCATCGTTGAAACGGGAACGATGGATATCGCCTCTTCTGTCGCGCTCGTCATGGATTTCGAGCGGCAGCGATTCACGCACGCGTAA
- a CDS encoding aspartate aminotransferase family protein, protein MTDRNEAVSPRPAALTTAEYRALDAAHHIHPFSDMGALNRAGSRVIVKADGVYLWDSDGNKVIDGMAGLWCVNVGYGRKELADAAYRQLQELPFYNTFFKTTHPPVIELSAMLAEVTPAGFNHFFYCNSGSEGNDTVLRLVHQYWRVQGKPQKKYVISRRNGYHGSTIAGGTLGGMGYMHEQMPSKVEHIVHIDQPYFFGEAQPGETPEAFGLARAQQLEAKILELGAENVAAFIGEPFQGAGGVIFPPSTYWPEIQRICRKYDILLVADEVIGGFGRTGEWFAHQHFGFEPDLITMAKGLTSGYVPMGAVGIHERVARPIIDNGEFNHGLTYSGHPVAAAVAVANLKVLRDEGIVERVKNDIGPYFQRRLRAALGDHPIVGEIAGAGLVAGVQLARDRGRRERFGVDVDIGTICRDFCFNGNLIMRATGDRMLLSPPLVIREAEVDEIVDKARRAFDATAERVG, encoded by the coding sequence ATGACCGATCGAAACGAAGCCGTTTCACCGCGACCGGCCGCGCTCACGACCGCCGAATACCGCGCGCTCGACGCCGCGCACCACATCCACCCGTTCTCGGACATGGGTGCGCTGAACCGCGCGGGCAGCCGCGTGATCGTGAAGGCCGACGGCGTCTACCTGTGGGACTCGGACGGCAACAAGGTCATCGACGGGATGGCCGGCCTCTGGTGCGTGAACGTCGGCTACGGCCGCAAGGAACTCGCCGATGCCGCGTATCGCCAGCTGCAGGAACTGCCGTTCTACAACACGTTCTTCAAGACGACGCACCCGCCGGTGATCGAGCTTTCCGCGATGCTCGCGGAAGTGACGCCCGCCGGCTTCAACCACTTCTTCTATTGCAACAGCGGCTCGGAAGGCAACGACACCGTGCTGCGCCTCGTGCACCAGTACTGGCGCGTGCAGGGCAAGCCGCAGAAGAAATACGTGATCTCGCGCAGGAACGGCTATCACGGCTCGACGATCGCGGGCGGTACGCTCGGCGGGATGGGCTACATGCACGAGCAGATGCCGTCGAAGGTCGAGCACATCGTGCACATCGACCAGCCGTATTTCTTCGGCGAAGCGCAGCCGGGCGAGACGCCCGAAGCGTTCGGCCTCGCGCGTGCGCAGCAACTCGAAGCGAAGATTCTCGAACTCGGCGCGGAGAATGTTGCTGCGTTTATCGGCGAGCCGTTCCAGGGCGCGGGCGGCGTGATCTTCCCGCCGTCGACGTACTGGCCGGAAATCCAGCGGATCTGCCGCAAGTACGACATCCTGCTCGTTGCCGACGAAGTGATCGGCGGCTTCGGCCGCACCGGCGAATGGTTCGCCCACCAGCACTTCGGCTTCGAGCCGGACCTGATCACGATGGCGAAGGGCCTCACGTCGGGTTATGTGCCGATGGGCGCGGTCGGGATCCACGAGCGGGTGGCGCGCCCGATCATCGACAACGGCGAATTCAACCACGGCCTCACGTACTCGGGCCATCCGGTCGCCGCGGCCGTCGCGGTCGCGAACCTGAAAGTGCTGCGCGACGAAGGGATCGTCGAGCGCGTGAAGAACGACATCGGGCCGTATTTCCAGCGCCGGCTGCGCGCCGCGCTGGGCGACCATCCGATCGTCGGGGAGATTGCGGGAGCGGGGCTGGTTGCCGGCGTTCAGCTTGCGCGCGATCGTGGCCGGCGCGAGCGGTTCGGCGTCGATGTCGATATCGGCACGATCTGCCGCGACTTCTGCTTCAACGGCAACCTGATCATGCGCGCGACCGGCGACCGGATGCTGCTGTCGCCGCCGCTCGTGATCCGCGAGGCGGAGGTCGACGAGATCGTCGACAAGGCGCGGCGTGCGTTCGACGCGACGGCGGAGCGGGTGGGGTAG
- a CDS encoding glutamine synthetase family protein has translation MQPELSEFLRQHRITEVEAIIPDMAGIARGKIIPRNKFESGESMRLPQAVMVQTVTGDYPEDGSLTGVTDPDMVCVPDPSTICLIPWAVDPTAQVIHDCVHFDGSPVEISPRYVLRRVLDLYQEKGWKPVVAPELEFYLVDMNADPDLPLRPPVGRTGRAETGRQSYSIEAVNEFDPLFEDIYEYCEMQGLDIETLIHEVGAAQMEINFVHGDALPLADQVFLFKRTVREAALRHNMYATFMAKPMEGEPGSAMHIHQSLADVHTGRNLFADQDGVVSPLFHSYLAGLQKYTPALMPIFAPYINSYRRLSRFMAAPINVQWGYDNRTVGFRIPQSSPMARRIENRIPGVDCNPYLAFAATLAAGYLGMTQQLAPTEPIASDGYDLPYQLPRNLEEGISLMAACEPLAGILGDKFVKAYLALKETEYEAFFRVISSWERRHLLLHV, from the coding sequence ATGCAACCCGAACTGAGCGAATTCCTGCGCCAGCACCGCATCACCGAGGTCGAGGCGATCATTCCCGACATGGCCGGCATCGCGCGCGGCAAGATCATTCCGCGCAACAAATTCGAATCCGGCGAATCGATGCGCCTGCCGCAGGCCGTGATGGTGCAGACCGTCACCGGCGACTATCCGGAGGACGGCTCGCTGACCGGCGTGACCGACCCCGACATGGTGTGCGTGCCCGATCCGTCGACGATCTGCCTGATCCCGTGGGCCGTCGACCCGACCGCGCAGGTGATCCACGACTGCGTGCATTTCGACGGCTCGCCGGTCGAGATCTCGCCGCGCTACGTGCTGCGCCGCGTGCTCGACCTGTACCAGGAGAAGGGCTGGAAACCCGTCGTCGCACCCGAACTCGAGTTTTATCTCGTCGACATGAACGCCGATCCGGACCTGCCGCTGCGTCCGCCGGTCGGCCGCACGGGGCGTGCGGAGACCGGCCGCCAGTCGTATTCGATCGAGGCCGTCAACGAGTTCGATCCGCTGTTCGAGGACATCTACGAGTACTGCGAGATGCAGGGCCTCGATATCGAGACGCTGATCCACGAAGTCGGCGCCGCGCAGATGGAGATCAACTTCGTGCACGGCGACGCGCTGCCGCTGGCCGACCAGGTGTTCCTGTTCAAGCGCACGGTGCGCGAGGCCGCGCTGCGGCACAACATGTATGCGACGTTCATGGCCAAGCCGATGGAAGGTGAGCCGGGGTCCGCGATGCATATCCACCAGAGCCTCGCCGATGTGCACACCGGGCGCAACCTGTTCGCCGACCAGGACGGCGTCGTTTCGCCGCTGTTCCACAGCTATCTCGCGGGGCTGCAGAAATACACGCCGGCGCTGATGCCGATCTTCGCGCCGTACATCAACTCGTACCGCCGCCTGTCGCGTTTCATGGCCGCGCCGATCAACGTGCAGTGGGGCTACGACAACCGTACGGTCGGCTTCCGCATCCCGCAGTCGAGCCCGATGGCGAGACGCATCGAGAACCGGATTCCGGGCGTCGACTGCAACCCGTATCTCGCGTTCGCGGCGACGCTCGCGGCCGGCTATCTCGGCATGACGCAGCAGCTCGCGCCGACCGAGCCGATCGCATCGGACGGCTACGACCTGCCGTACCAACTGCCGCGCAATCTCGAGGAAGGCATCTCGCTGATGGCCGCGTGCGAGCCGCTCGCCGGCATCCTCGGCGACAAGTTCGTGAAGGCCTACCTGGCGCTGAAGGAAACCGAATACGAAGCGTTCTTCCGCGTGATCAGCTCGTGGGAACGCAGGCACCTGCTGCTGCACGTATGA
- a CDS encoding gamma-glutamyl-gamma-aminobutyrate hydrolase family protein translates to MHARPIVAVTADRILRGAHPNHAAGEKYLAALVDGAGALAFVLPALGARQPADAIVAAVDGLLFTGSYSNVEPHRYGGAESAPDTLHDPARDATALPLIRAAIDAGVPVLAICRGMQELNVAYGGTLHQRLHATTGFDDHRERPADPLERQYGPAHAVQLAPGGLLQRVARGAHEATVNSLHDQGIARLGAGLVVEASAPDGLVEAVSVRGARAFVLGVQWHPEWRFAEQPLSRDIFAAFGAACRARMTHRIHAAGGAMPSPAASDVD, encoded by the coding sequence ATGCATGCGCGCCCGATCGTAGCCGTCACCGCCGACCGCATCCTGCGCGGTGCGCATCCGAACCACGCGGCGGGCGAGAAGTACCTTGCCGCGCTCGTCGACGGCGCCGGCGCGCTTGCGTTCGTGCTGCCCGCGCTCGGCGCGCGCCAGCCGGCCGACGCGATAGTCGCGGCGGTCGACGGGCTGCTGTTTACCGGCAGCTACTCGAACGTCGAGCCGCATCGTTACGGCGGTGCCGAGAGTGCGCCCGACACGCTGCACGATCCGGCGCGCGATGCGACCGCGCTGCCGCTGATCCGCGCGGCGATCGATGCGGGCGTGCCGGTGCTCGCAATCTGTCGCGGCATGCAGGAGCTGAACGTTGCGTACGGCGGCACGCTGCATCAGCGGCTGCATGCGACGACCGGCTTCGACGACCATCGCGAGCGGCCGGCCGATCCGCTCGAACGGCAGTACGGTCCCGCGCACGCGGTGCAGCTCGCGCCGGGCGGCCTGCTGCAGCGGGTCGCGCGCGGCGCGCACGAAGCGACGGTCAATTCGCTGCACGACCAGGGCATCGCGCGTCTCGGCGCGGGGCTCGTCGTCGAAGCGAGCGCGCCCGACGGACTGGTCGAGGCCGTCAGCGTGCGCGGCGCGCGCGCGTTCGTGCTCGGCGTGCAGTGGCATCCCGAATGGCGCTTCGCGGAACAGCCGCTGTCGCGCGACATCTTCGCGGCATTCGGCGCGGCGTGCCGCGCGCGCATGACGCACCGCATTCATGCGGCCGGCGGCGCGATGCCGTCGCCGGCTGCATCCGACGTCGACTGA
- the hutG gene encoding N-formylglutamate deformylase: MTEQPAVFTLKQGTLPLLISIPHAGTHIPDDIAATMTPDARFVDDCDWHLERLYGFAAALGASILVPSNARYVVDLNRPPDNENLYPGQDTTGLVPVDTFNKAPLYPANALPGNDEIMRRRDRYWRPYHDALQGEVARLKREHRRVLVWEAHSIRSHVPRFFEGRLPDFNFGTSSGASAAPGLAEALAERVLAHGGYTAVANGRFKGGYITRHYGVPDTGVEAVQLELSQITYMEETRPYAYDEARAARIVPLLQTLVETALAHR; the protein is encoded by the coding sequence ATGACTGAACAACCGGCTGTATTCACGCTGAAGCAGGGCACGCTGCCGCTGCTGATCTCGATTCCGCACGCAGGCACGCACATCCCCGACGACATCGCCGCGACGATGACGCCCGACGCGCGCTTCGTCGACGATTGCGACTGGCATCTCGAGCGGCTGTACGGGTTCGCGGCGGCCCTCGGCGCATCGATCCTGGTGCCGTCGAATGCGCGCTACGTCGTCGACCTGAACCGTCCGCCCGACAACGAGAACCTGTATCCGGGGCAGGACACGACGGGGCTCGTGCCGGTCGATACGTTCAACAAGGCGCCGCTGTATCCGGCGAACGCGCTGCCCGGCAACGACGAGATCATGCGTCGCCGCGACCGCTACTGGCGTCCGTATCACGATGCCCTGCAGGGCGAAGTCGCGCGCCTGAAGCGCGAGCATCGCCGCGTGCTCGTGTGGGAAGCGCATTCGATCCGCTCGCACGTGCCGCGCTTCTTCGAAGGCCGCCTGCCGGACTTCAACTTCGGCACGTCGAGCGGCGCGAGCGCAGCGCCGGGCCTCGCGGAGGCGCTGGCCGAGCGCGTGCTCGCGCATGGCGGCTATACGGCCGTCGCGAACGGGCGCTTCAAGGGCGGCTACATCACGCGTCACTACGGCGTGCCCGACACCGGCGTCGAAGCCGTGCAGCTCGAGCTGTCGCAGATCACCTACATGGAAGAGACGCGTCCTTACGCGTACGACGAAGCGCGCGCAGCGCGGATCGTGCCGCTGCTGCAGACGCTCGTCGAAACCGCGCTCGCGCATCGCTGA
- a CDS encoding formimidoylglutamate deiminase — protein sequence MTDTLLFADHAYLPDGWRRNVLLRWDAAGTLTEVTPDTDAPAGVARAAGPVLPGMPNLHSHAFQRAMAGLTEYRANPADSFWSWRDLMYRFALKITPDALAAIARWLYVEMLKCGYTSVCEFHYVHHTQDGSRYQQIAELGTRVIDAARSAGIGITMLPVSYQFAGFGNKPPRDDQRRFINTPEGLLELLDAMRRAAPEHGGLRYGVAPHSLRAVSESGLRVLLDGLPDDAPVHIHIAEQTAEVDDCVRAYGARPVQWLLDRFDVGARWCLVHATHVDAAETAALAKRRAVAGLCLTTEANLGDGVFPAVDYLAQGGVIGVGSDSHASVDWRAELRLLEYGQRLVHRARNVLASDTQAHVADRLFDASLAGGAQASGRRVGALREGCRADWLVLDPDHPAIAEHGSASWLSGIVFAEHGETPVLDVYTGGERVVSGRRHRDEAVAYADYRAALAQLLR from the coding sequence ATGACCGACACCCTGTTGTTCGCGGACCATGCCTACCTGCCCGATGGCTGGCGCCGCAACGTGCTGCTGCGCTGGGACGCGGCCGGCACGCTGACCGAAGTGACGCCCGACACCGATGCGCCGGCAGGCGTCGCGCGCGCGGCCGGCCCGGTGCTGCCCGGCATGCCGAACCTGCACTCGCATGCGTTCCAGCGCGCGATGGCGGGGCTCACCGAATACCGCGCGAATCCCGCCGACAGCTTCTGGAGCTGGCGCGACCTGATGTACCGCTTCGCGCTGAAGATCACGCCCGACGCGCTCGCCGCGATCGCGCGCTGGCTGTATGTCGAGATGCTCAAGTGCGGCTACACGTCGGTGTGCGAATTCCACTACGTGCATCACACGCAGGACGGTTCTCGCTATCAGCAGATCGCGGAACTCGGCACGCGCGTGATCGACGCCGCGCGCTCGGCCGGCATCGGCATCACGATGCTGCCCGTGTCGTACCAGTTTGCCGGCTTCGGCAACAAGCCGCCACGCGACGACCAGCGCCGCTTCATCAACACGCCCGAGGGCCTGCTCGAACTGCTCGACGCCATGCGTCGCGCCGCGCCCGAGCACGGCGGGCTGCGCTACGGCGTCGCGCCGCACTCGCTGCGCGCGGTGTCCGAGAGCGGGCTGCGCGTGCTGCTCGACGGGCTGCCCGACGACGCACCCGTGCATATCCATATCGCCGAGCAGACGGCAGAAGTCGACGACTGCGTGCGTGCATACGGCGCCCGGCCCGTCCAATGGCTGCTCGATCGTTTCGACGTCGGTGCGCGCTGGTGCCTCGTGCACGCGACGCACGTCGACGCGGCCGAAACGGCAGCGCTCGCGAAGCGGCGCGCGGTTGCCGGCCTGTGCCTGACAACCGAAGCGAACCTCGGCGACGGCGTGTTCCCGGCGGTCGACTATCTCGCGCAGGGCGGTGTGATCGGCGTCGGCTCGGACAGCCACGCGTCGGTCGACTGGCGCGCGGAGTTGCGCCTGCTCGAATACGGGCAGCGGCTCGTGCATCGCGCGCGCAACGTGCTGGCGAGCGACACGCAGGCGCATGTCGCCGATCGCCTGTTCGATGCATCGCTCGCGGGCGGCGCGCAGGCCAGCGGGCGGCGCGTCGGTGCGCTGCGCGAAGGCTGCCGCGCCGACTGGCTCGTGCTCGATCCCGATCATCCGGCGATCGCCGAACACGGCAGCGCGTCCTGGCTGTCGGGTATCGTGTTCGCCGAGCACGGCGAGACGCCGGTGCTCGACGTCTACACGGGCGGCGAGCGCGTCGTGAGCGGCCGCCGCCATCGCGACGAAGCCGTCGCGTATGCCGACTACCGCGCCGCGCTGGCGCAACTGCTGCGCTGA
- the hutI gene encoding imidazolonepropionase: MKPTVWHHLRLCPHGHPDETIDDAAIAVDETGTIVWLGALSALPHVFAHWQREDLHGAWVTPGLVDCHTHLVYGGARADEFAQRLAGVSYEEIARQGGGIVSTVRATRAADETTLFVQAAARLQPLLAEGVTAIEIKSGYGLDLATERKMLRVARQLGERFPVTVYTTFLGAHALPPEYAGRADAYIDEVCDRMLPALADEGLVDAVDVFCERIGFSLAQTERVFEAATRRGLPVKLHAEQLSNAGGTALAARYRALSADHLEFLDEAGIEAMKAAGTVAVLLPGAYYFIRETQLPPIELLRKHGVPIALATDHNPGTSPLESLLLTLNMGCTLFRMTVPEVLQGVTRHAAAALGRADRHGALEVGRQADFAAWSVGSLSELAYWIGRPLCEQVVRGGTTVFRRMNG; this comes from the coding sequence ATGAAACCGACTGTCTGGCATCACCTGAGGTTGTGTCCGCACGGCCATCCCGACGAGACGATCGACGATGCGGCGATCGCCGTCGACGAAACCGGCACGATCGTCTGGCTCGGCGCGTTGTCCGCGCTGCCGCACGTTTTTGCGCACTGGCAGCGCGAGGATCTGCACGGCGCGTGGGTGACGCCGGGCCTCGTCGATTGCCATACGCACCTCGTGTACGGCGGCGCGCGTGCCGACGAATTTGCGCAGCGCCTCGCGGGCGTCAGTTATGAGGAAATCGCGCGGCAGGGCGGCGGGATCGTGTCGACGGTGCGCGCGACGCGCGCGGCTGACGAGACGACGCTGTTCGTGCAGGCCGCCGCGCGCCTGCAGCCGCTGCTCGCTGAAGGCGTGACCGCGATCGAGATCAAGTCGGGCTACGGGCTCGACCTCGCGACCGAACGCAAGATGCTGCGCGTCGCGCGCCAGCTCGGCGAGCGCTTCCCGGTCACCGTCTACACGACCTTCCTCGGCGCGCATGCGCTGCCGCCCGAATACGCGGGCCGTGCGGATGCGTACATCGACGAAGTGTGCGACCGGATGCTGCCGGCGCTGGCCGACGAGGGCCTCGTCGACGCGGTCGACGTGTTCTGCGAACGCATCGGCTTTTCGCTCGCGCAGACCGAGCGCGTGTTCGAGGCCGCGACGCGGCGCGGGCTGCCCGTGAAGCTGCATGCCGAGCAATTGTCGAACGCGGGCGGCACGGCGCTCGCCGCGCGCTACCGCGCGCTGTCCGCCGACCACCTCGAATTTCTCGACGAAGCCGGCATCGAGGCAATGAAGGCGGCCGGTACGGTCGCCGTGCTGCTGCCCGGTGCGTACTACTTCATCCGCGAAACGCAATTGCCGCCGATCGAGCTGCTGCGCAAGCACGGCGTGCCGATCGCGCTCGCGACCGATCACAACCCGGGCACGTCGCCGCTCGAATCGCTGCTGCTGACGTTGAACATGGGCTGCACGCTGTTCCGCATGACGGTGCCCGAGGTGCTGCAGGGCGTCACGCGCCATGCGGCCGCGGCGCTCGGCCGCGCGGATCGGCACGGTGCGCTCGAGGTCGGCCGCCAGGCCGACTTCGCCGCATGGTCGGTCGGCTCGCTGTCGGAGCTGGCCTACTGGATCGGCCGGCCGCTGTGCGAGCAGGTCGTACGCGGCGGCACGACCGTGTTTCGCCGGATGAACGGATAG